The Streptomyces sp. NBC_01275 genome has a segment encoding these proteins:
- the serA gene encoding phosphoglycerate dehydrogenase — MSSKPVVLIAEELSPATVDALGPDFEIRHCNGADRAELLPAIADVDAILIRSATKVDAEAIAAAKKLKVVARAGVGLDNVDVSSATKAGVMVVNAPTSNIVTAAELACGLLLATARHIPQANAALKNGEWKRSKYTGVELAEKTLGVVGLGRIGALVAQRMSGFGMKVVAYDPYVQPARAAQMGVKVLTLDELLEVSDFITVHLPKTPETVGLIGDEALRKVKPSVRIVNAARGGIVDEEALYSALKEGRVAGAGLDVYAKEPCTDSPLFEFDQVVATPHLGASTDEAQEKAGIAVARSVRLALAGELVPDAVNVQGGVIAQDVKPGLPLAERLGRIFTALAGEVAVRLDVEVYGEITQHDVKVLELSALKGVFEDVVDETVSYVNAPLFAQERGVEVRLTTSSESADHRNVVTVRGTLSDGEEVSVSGTLAGPKHLQKIVAVGEYDVDLALADHMVVLKYEDRPGVVGTVGRIFGEAGINIAGMQVARAAAGGEALAVLTVDDSVPAAVLGEVAAEIGATSARAVNLV; from the coding sequence GTGAGCTCGAAACCTGTCGTACTCATCGCTGAAGAGCTGTCGCCCGCGACTGTGGACGCGCTTGGCCCGGACTTCGAGATCCGGCACTGCAACGGAGCGGATCGAGCCGAACTGCTCCCGGCCATCGCCGACGTCGACGCGATCCTGATCCGCTCGGCGACCAAGGTCGACGCCGAGGCGATCGCCGCCGCGAAGAAGCTGAAGGTCGTCGCACGAGCCGGCGTCGGCCTGGACAACGTCGACGTCTCCTCCGCCACCAAGGCGGGCGTGATGGTCGTCAACGCCCCCACCTCCAACATCGTGACCGCGGCCGAGCTGGCCTGCGGTCTGCTGCTGGCCACCGCCCGTCACATTCCGCAGGCCAACGCCGCGCTGAAGAACGGCGAGTGGAAGCGCAGCAAGTACACGGGCGTGGAGCTGGCCGAGAAGACCCTCGGCGTCGTGGGCCTCGGGCGCATCGGCGCGCTCGTCGCCCAGCGCATGTCCGGCTTCGGCATGAAGGTCGTCGCCTACGACCCCTACGTGCAGCCCGCGCGCGCCGCGCAGATGGGCGTCAAGGTGCTGACGCTGGACGAGCTGCTCGAGGTCTCCGACTTCATCACCGTCCACCTGCCCAAGACCCCCGAGACGGTCGGTCTGATCGGCGACGAGGCGCTGCGCAAGGTCAAGCCCAGCGTGCGCATCGTCAACGCCGCGCGCGGCGGGATCGTCGACGAGGAGGCGCTGTACTCGGCGCTGAAGGAGGGCCGGGTCGCCGGCGCCGGCCTCGACGTGTACGCGAAGGAGCCCTGCACGGACTCCCCGCTGTTCGAGTTCGACCAGGTCGTGGCCACCCCGCACCTCGGCGCGTCCACCGACGAGGCGCAGGAGAAGGCCGGCATCGCCGTCGCCCGCTCGGTGCGCCTCGCCCTCGCCGGCGAGCTCGTGCCCGACGCGGTGAACGTCCAGGGCGGCGTCATCGCCCAGGACGTCAAGCCCGGACTGCCCCTCGCCGAGCGCCTCGGCCGCATCTTCACCGCCCTCGCGGGCGAGGTCGCGGTCCGCCTCGACGTCGAGGTGTACGGCGAGATCACCCAGCACGATGTGAAGGTGCTGGAGCTCAGCGCGCTCAAGGGTGTGTTCGAGGACGTCGTCGACGAGACCGTGTCCTACGTCAACGCGCCGCTGTTCGCGCAGGAGCGCGGGGTCGAGGTCCGCCTGACCACCAGCTCCGAGTCCGCCGACCACCGCAACGTGGTCACCGTGCGCGGCACGCTCTCGGACGGCGAGGAGGTGTCGGTCTCCGGCACGCTGGCCGGCCCGAAGCACCTCCAGAAGATCGTCGCGGTCGGCGAGTACGACGTCGACCTCGCCCTCGCCGACCACATGGTCGTCCTCAAGTACGAGGACCGTCCCGGTGTCGTCGGCACGGTCGGTCGTATCTTCGGCGAGGCGGGCATCAACATCGCCGGCATGCAGGTCGCTCGTGCGGCGGCGGGCGGGGAGGCGTTGGCCGTGCTGACCGTGGACGACTCGGTTCCGGCTGCGGTGCTGGGGGAGGTCGCGGCGGAGATCGGCGCGACGTCCGCCCGTGCGGTGAACTTGGTCTGA
- a CDS encoding MFS transporter — protein MTNPTSTATTPAARAGRREWTALGVLMLPLLLVSMDVSVLYFAIPAISADLDPSGTQQLWIFDVYAFVLAGLLMTMGSLGDRIGRRRLLLIGAAAFGAASLIAAYADSAETLIAARAVLGIGGATLMPSTMALIRTMFTDPGQRAKAIGLWSGVMTAGIALGSVMSGVLVQYFWWGSIFLVNLPAMALLLVLGPILLPESRDPKPGRFDWPSVPLSMAAVLPVVYGLKEIPSDGWHTEYVVSIVVGLFFGALFVHRQRTAASPMISPDLFRGRGFAPAVVLNLVSSFAMLGSAFFTTQYLQSVLGKSALEAALWALLPSVPIGAAAPLATVLVQKGVDRAHVVAAGFATASAGYALLALVGADSLWLALTAAGVLASGIVMVISQMTDLAMSTAPVERAGSASSLLETGAEFGGALGMATLGSIGTAIYRHDIPASAPAPARETLGGALAAAGRLPGRTGDALATAAREAFTHGMHGAAIAGAVLLAGAAVAATATLRNAERRTN, from the coding sequence ATGACGAACCCGACAAGCACCGCCACCACCCCGGCCGCCCGCGCCGGCCGCCGCGAATGGACCGCCCTCGGCGTCCTGATGCTTCCGCTGCTGCTGGTCTCGATGGACGTCTCCGTCCTCTACTTCGCCATCCCGGCGATCAGCGCGGACCTGGATCCCAGCGGCACCCAGCAGCTGTGGATCTTCGACGTCTACGCGTTCGTGCTGGCGGGCCTGCTGATGACGATGGGCTCGCTCGGCGACCGCATCGGCCGCCGCAGGCTGCTGCTCATCGGCGCCGCGGCCTTCGGCGCCGCATCGCTGATCGCCGCCTACGCCGACAGCGCCGAGACCCTCATCGCGGCCCGCGCGGTCCTCGGCATCGGCGGCGCGACCCTGATGCCCTCGACGATGGCCCTGATCCGCACCATGTTCACCGACCCCGGCCAGCGCGCGAAGGCGATCGGCCTGTGGTCCGGCGTGATGACGGCCGGCATCGCACTCGGCTCGGTGATGAGCGGGGTGCTCGTCCAGTACTTCTGGTGGGGCTCGATCTTCCTGGTCAACCTGCCCGCGATGGCGCTGCTCCTCGTCCTCGGCCCGATCCTGCTCCCCGAGTCCAGGGACCCGAAGCCCGGCCGCTTCGACTGGCCGAGCGTCCCCCTGTCGATGGCCGCCGTCCTCCCCGTCGTCTACGGCCTCAAGGAGATCCCCTCCGACGGCTGGCACACGGAGTACGTCGTCTCGATCGTCGTCGGTCTGTTCTTCGGGGCCCTCTTCGTCCACCGTCAGCGCACGGCGGCCTCGCCGATGATCTCCCCGGACCTGTTCCGCGGCCGCGGCTTCGCCCCCGCGGTCGTCCTGAACCTCGTCTCGTCGTTCGCGATGCTGGGCTCGGCGTTCTTCACCACGCAGTACCTGCAGTCGGTGCTCGGCAAGAGCGCGCTGGAAGCGGCCCTGTGGGCGCTGCTGCCCTCGGTGCCGATCGGCGCGGCGGCCCCGCTGGCCACCGTCCTGGTCCAGAAGGGCGTCGACCGGGCCCACGTCGTCGCGGCGGGCTTCGCGACCGCCTCGGCCGGCTATGCCCTGCTGGCCCTCGTCGGCGCCGACTCGCTGTGGCTCGCGCTGACCGCCGCCGGGGTCCTCGCCTCCGGGATCGTCATGGTGATCTCCCAGATGACCGACCTCGCGATGAGCACGGCCCCGGTCGAACGCGCCGGCTCGGCGTCCTCCCTGCTGGAGACCGGCGCGGAGTTCGGCGGCGCGCTGGGCATGGCGACCCTCGGCTCCATCGGCACGGCGATCTACCGCCACGACATCCCGGCCTCGGCCCCGGCGCCGGCCCGGGAGACCCTCGGCGGCGCACTGGCCGCCGCCGGCCGACTCCCCGGGCGCACGGGAGACGCCCTGGCGACGGCGGCACGGGAGGCCTTCACCCACGGGATGCACGGCGCGGCGATCGCGGGGGCGGTGCTGCTGGCGGGGGCGGCCGTGGCGGCGACGGCGACGCTGCGCAACGCAGAACGCCGGACGAACTGA
- a CDS encoding TetR/AcrR family transcriptional regulator has protein sequence MGHREDLLEGAKRCLLEKGFLRTTARDVVKESGTNLASIGYHYGSKDALLVQAYVSLIEAAGDDFDPGRDAGGEATAPAGSLARFQEVWASVIGSLPESRAIWLLSFEIILQGDRLPEVRKLLAEAQEQGRSGIVPLFNGVPEAELDQETVDTEGRFYQTLLNGLMVQWLFDQGSATSAEQLTEGLRRVIAGAEGVKGVEGADGADGAEGS, from the coding sequence ATGGGACACCGTGAGGATCTGCTCGAGGGCGCGAAGCGCTGCCTGCTGGAGAAGGGGTTCCTGCGCACGACCGCGCGGGACGTCGTCAAGGAGTCGGGGACGAACCTGGCGTCCATCGGCTACCACTACGGCTCGAAGGACGCCCTGCTGGTGCAGGCCTACGTCTCGCTGATCGAGGCCGCCGGCGACGACTTCGACCCCGGCCGGGACGCGGGCGGCGAGGCGACGGCGCCCGCCGGATCGCTGGCGCGCTTCCAGGAGGTGTGGGCCAGCGTCATCGGCTCGCTGCCCGAGTCGCGGGCGATCTGGCTGCTGAGCTTCGAGATCATCCTCCAGGGCGACCGGCTCCCCGAGGTGCGCAAACTTCTCGCCGAGGCGCAGGAGCAGGGCCGCTCGGGGATCGTGCCCCTGTTCAACGGCGTCCCGGAGGCGGAGCTCGACCAGGAGACCGTCGACACCGAGGGGCGCTTCTACCAGACCCTGCTCAACGGGCTCATGGTCCAGTGGCTCTTCGACCAGGGCTCCGCGACCAGCGCCGAGCAGCTCACCGAGGGCCTTCGGCGGGTGATCGCGGGGGCCGAGGGGGTCAAGGGCGTCGAGGGGGCTGACGGGGCTGACGGGGCTGAGGGGAGCTGA